The window GTGAGATGGTTCCTGCTTTAGACAAGAGGACCCAGTAAATGCAATGGCCAATGGCTAAAAATGGAGTTGTGCTATTGAAAATAGGCTACTGTACCTCAGAACTGTACCATAGCATTCAACTATGAACAAGAGTAGGACATAGAATAAGaactttttatatttattgaaGAAGGCAGTTGGATCTAAATGTACTACAGTAGGAAAGGTCTTTTTATTATATAAAGCACTTGGAGTTCTAATGTTTTTGCTCTTACATTTAGAGAAAGTTGGTTGTTTGAAGGCACTTTTCATGAACATTTCGAAAGTATCATCAGAGTATGGGATCATTTTAGTGGACAACATAAGTTTACGCCATAAATAAGGTGACACGTACATAAAATTATAGTTCTAAAATATTAACAGAAGatcaagaataataaataaCTTTTGAAAGAACAACTGTATAAATCTTTCCGaatcttatttattttttatcttttcaagtAAATTATTTAAATCTTTTCAAATCCTACCTTAAATTTTAACTATTTTCATacctttaaaaaatttatttatctctACGAGAAAGTCTAAAACTTGATGTCAGAAAAATTGTACTATAATAGAAAATTTGATAATCTCGTTCATCTAGATAAAATTGTATCCAAAAAGtctaaaaatatcaattttttcGGCTTCTCGATATAACCAACATCATCAAGTATTGAgattcatattttaaaaaaataataaaaaagaattacattttaaaaaaaaaaatcaaataagatTTGAAAAATGATACAATCTCTATTTAATGTAccaaaaaaaaactaaaaacatttCCTTGAGTTGAAAAAATGTgttactttaaaaaaaacaaaaagtatgcacttttttcaatttcatttaaAAGTTGTGTTTTAGTTTGTTTATATACccatattattttgttttaaaaatacctctaaatttctatattttttaaaaaattcaacttttttctttgaattttaatttttttcaaaatagcTTCTCTTGAAAATTATGCTTATGTGTAGGGGTAGCGTAAGAATAACCCAAACAACCTGATAACCCaactacccaacccatataatatgggttgggttgaattgaaaattttggtttttttcaaGTTGGGTTGAGATCGAAAATTTTGTAtcaacccaatccaacccaaattaataatttatattatatttatattatagatattttattatttatttaatatttatagataatgtttaaaatgttgaacttttATGGATATTTGAAAGTTTGAATTTATATACATTATGTACATTTGAAACTTTAACTATGATAATTTTAAACCGTATAAACatcaagaataaaaaaaataataacccaacccaacccaacccgaaaatatggttgaattgaaaatgtccTAACCCAACCTTTACACCCCTACTCTTGTGTGACCAATATGCAAATTTGTAAAATAATCCTCACTTTTATTAAGCAACCATTTATACCCTACACaatttatttgtaaatttttgtttaaatttaatgaAAGTTCTTACATTAGATTAATAAATTGATCAACAAccaatattttgaaaaaaaagaaggttTGTGACATAATTTTGAAGATATTTTCATAATAAAGACAACCAAGTTGTTGCATTGAAAAAAGTTACAAATTATACTTTGTACTTTAGTATAgaactaaattttgaaaaaaatattttaaacaacAAGATATTCAATCCCTCATTCAGAGTTGTTATTACtccaaaagaaaaattgaatcCAAATTGCTaactaaatagttcaaaaaCTTTTGGACATAAAGTAGGACTTTGAATCTCAATGCTGATTTTGGATCCAACAGTTAAATTTTTTGAAGTATAATCCAGATTCATCAAAGCATAAACAAGAGAAGatgataaagaaaaagaaaaaaagttgtaTTTGCATTACAATTTCTGGTGAAAAAGGGTTCACCAATCCATTCCAACACCACTCATTACAACACCCAAAAGCATTGTATTGTAATTGGGTTCCATCAACATTCCAACATCAGTTAGAATGCAAAAATCATCAACAACACATGAACATCTCCAttcccaaaagaaaaaaaaaagaaaaaaaaaaagaagtagaaagaaaagaagaagccAAAGGCAAAAATCGAGATCCTTCCTTCCTAGTTCTTCATGGATTTAACAAGCTTGCAATCTTGAAGTAAGGTCGATAAATGCATCTTCACCACAAGGAATCGTCAAACCACCTTCCGGATGATCAAATCCAAACTCTTCTTCCGCTCGACTCAACAATTGTTGAAACGAAAGATGATTCAAATACGAAATCGGAATCACAAATCGCTTCCTCTGAAACTCTCCGACGTACACTGCTACATGACCTTTCGGAACCGCCGATGGATTACCGGAGCTTCTTCTCAGCAATTGCTTGGCCTGAGGAATCAAAGACGATGGAAGACGAAACCCCAttgaggagaaaaaaaaaatggagaaatgGTTGAAACTGATTGAagagaaaattgaaaaagaaaaaagaaggaaaagtgtGATTTGGGAATTGGAGTAATTAGGGTTTTGAATTTATAGGAAGGGATTGTTTGGAGAATGGTAGTTGGCTATTGGTGGGTCCTTCAAGAAgttaatttaatatattattaatttataattgtACTATATCCACTTCATTATTCATTATTAAAGTGATTTTGAAGTTTGATACGACACACCGCGTTACGATAGACTGTCAactctaataaaataatatcgTTGATGAACTCGAGTTAGATCTAAGAGTCAAGTAACGTTTTGAAATATAATTTCACTTTCATATGTACATACACTGTTATGTATCATAGCATATGTTGTCAACTCTATTGAATGACACTTTTTGAATGAAATGCATAGTCGTGAATTTGAGTTAGATACAAAAGTCTAATTAGGTTGAGAAGTGTCATTATATTTTGGTAGGATATATCCTGTGATGGGTTATATTGTCAagtttatataata is drawn from Cucumis melo cultivar AY chromosome 11, USDA_Cmelo_AY_1.0, whole genome shotgun sequence and contains these coding sequences:
- the LOC103497275 gene encoding auxin-responsive protein SAUR24-like yields the protein MGFRLPSSLIPQAKQLLRRSSGNPSAVPKGHVAVYVGEFQRKRFVIPISYLNHLSFQQLLSRAEEEFGFDHPEGGLTIPCGEDAFIDLTSRLQAC